AACAGGTTCTGGTAAATCCGTATGTATTAACGGGATTATTACGAGTATTTTATACAAAGCGAAACCTGATGAGGTCAAATTCCTCATGGTCGATCCTAAGATGGTAGAACTGAATGTTTATAACGGAATTCCCCATCTTCTAGCTCCAGTCGTTACCGATCCGAAGCGGGCAAGCTTAGCCTTGAAGAAGATCGTTGTGGAAATGGAGAAAAGGTATGAACTCTTCTCCAAATCGGGAACGCGCAACATGGAAGGCTATAATAAGCTGATGGCAGAGAACCCAGCTGCTATCCTTCCGTATATCGTTGTTATTGTGGACGAGCTTGCGGATTTGATGATGGTTGCCGCTAACGATGTTGAGGATGCCATCTGTCGTCTCGCTCAGATGGCGCGTGCAGCAGGTATTCATCTAATTATCGCTACTCAGCGTCCTTCTGTAGATGTTATTACAGGTTTAATTAAGGCTAACATTCCATCTCGTATCGCTTTCGGCGTATCGTCCAATGTAGACTCACGCACCATTCTGGATATGCCAGGTGCGGAGAAGCTGTTAGGTCGAGGGGACATGCTGTTCTTACCGATGGGAGCTTCTAAACCGATACGTGTGCAGGGTGCTTTTATGAGCGATCAGGAGGTTGAGACGATCGTTCAATATGTCAGCAGTCAAGGTGAGGCAGAATATGACGAGTCCATTGTTCCAGAGGTCGATGACTCAATCGCTGATGACCAAGAACCGCAAGATGAATTATATGAGCAGGCCGTAACGATCGTGCTTGAAGCGAAGCAGGCTTCGGTCTCGCTTCTACAGCGCCGGATGAGGGTTGGTTACACCCGTGCTGCCCGTTTGATTGACTCTATGGAGGCACGTGGGGTCATTGGGCCGTACGAGGGTAGCAAGCCGCGTGAGGTGCTTGTGTCTCTAGAGCAGTATCAGCATAACAAGCTCAGTTCTTAAGCTGGACAAGTCAGTTCAAGCATTTAATAGACAGTAATAAGGACCGTACCAAAAGTAGGTATCAGCTACTTAAGTGCGGTCCTTTTTATCTGGAAAAAATTATTGCTCCAATAGAATAATTAGGGGATTCCTCCTGAAATTCTGAGATTATTGGTCCTCAGACTTACAATTAGTTATGATGAACGAAAGGCAGCCCCTGTTCGCACACCGTAGGTTAAAATGGAAGTTGAAGGACAACCATTTCAGAGCTACATGCGAAAGGAGCTGTTAATATGAAGAATACCATAAAATACGTAGGTTTGGATGTATCAAAAGAAAAAATTGCGGTGGCGATTGCAGATGAGGGTCGAGAACCCGCACGATATTATGGAGCCATATCTCATACCCCAGATGCTGTGGCTCGAATGATTCGGAAAATCAAAGGTACAGGGATTACACTGGAGGTCTGCTATGAAGCCGGGCCTACGGGGTACGACTTATATCGCTGGCTGACGAAAATGGGGATTTCCTGCGTGGTAATCGCACCTTCGCGTATGCCACAGCGTCCCGGCGATGCTATAAAAACCGATCGACGGGATGCTGAAAAACTGGCTCAACTGCACCGCGCAGGAGAATTGACTGCGATCCATGTGCCGACTCCTGAACTCGAAGCCTTAAGAGATCTCATTCGTGCACGAGAAGATGCTAGGCAGGACTTACATCGGGTTCGGCAACGGCTCATTCATTTTCTGTTGCGTCACCAAATTCACAAGCCAGAAGGCATGAAAAAACGTTGGACCAAAAGGTACCGGGAATGGCTGTCTATGTTGAAGTTTAATAATGTAGCTCAAGAAAAAGTTTTCGCGGAATCCCTGCAACAGCTCCGGGAAGTGGAGGAGCGAATCAAGCGACTTGAAGCCGCAATGCGAGAAGAAGCACAGATCTGTCCATACGCACCTGTCATTCAAGCGTTGCAAGGTCTGCGGGGAATTGCCCTGCTGACGGCTATGACTTTAGTTGTCGAGATTGGAAATTTTGAGCGTTTTCGTTCACCGGCTCAGCTCATGAGTTAC
This window of the Paenibacillus sp. FSL R10-2734 genome carries:
- a CDS encoding IS110 family transposase gives rise to the protein MKNTIKYVGLDVSKEKIAVAIADEGREPARYYGAISHTPDAVARMIRKIKGTGITLEVCYEAGPTGYDLYRWLTKMGISCVVIAPSRMPQRPGDAIKTDRRDAEKLAQLHRAGELTAIHVPTPELEALRDLIRAREDARQDLHRVRQRLIHFLLRHQIHKPEGMKKRWTKRYREWLSMLKFNNVAQEKVFAESLQQLREVEERIKRLEAAMREEAQICPYAPVIQALQGLRGIALLTAMTLVVEIGNFERFRSPAQLMSYLGLVPREYSSGASTKRGSLTKTGNSGVRRALVESAWSYRHRPAVKGDLAVRLEGQSAHVHETSWKAQERLHSKYLKLVRRGKHRNLTMAAVGRELVGFIWSIAVDAERKMA